A genomic region of Homalodisca vitripennis isolate AUS2020 chromosome 5, UT_GWSS_2.1, whole genome shotgun sequence contains the following coding sequences:
- the LOC124363126 gene encoding protein NDNF-like isoform X2, producing the protein MITCVGAGLSYTISNLEKGREYFFNIFAQNRHTNLSFLYGSKYLRYNPKLRPIGLKDNKPKTVNIRQLGGRVLFRYKVGVKMAHTYNSTLSWHVMPCGSAVTVELRLRRVVVVPRQVVEGHRYLQVPHPQPGNRYTLLVYVANPRDLRQILGVEVLATMRTSPLPQLPPEVTVHEYESLRTCDSVTVGWVPTRSQFVRYCVSASRVSFTESQGHFWPQPNQCNLDNRLRSQLDFTVKQCQDFTANDNTNVLVQTITKLRPGKEYLIQVTVKKIKGKALSYDLLRVRTKSKCKG; encoded by the exons ATG ATTACCTGTGTGGGAGCCGGACTCAGCTACACCATCAGTAACTTGGAGAAAGGGAGAGAGTACTTCTTCAACATCTTTGCCCAAAATCGACACACAAATCTAAGTTTTCTGTATGGAAGCAAATATCTAAGATACAACCCTAAACTGAGGCCAATTGGCTTGAAAGATAACAAGCCAAAGACAGTGAACATTAGACAATTGGGAGGAAGAGTTCTATTTAGATACAAG GTAGGTGTAAAAATGGCACACACGTACAACTCCACTCTCAGCTGGCACGTCATGCCATGTGGTAGTGCCGTAACAGTGGAGCTGCGCCTGCGCCGCGTGGTGGTGGTGCCACGCCAGGTGGTCGAAGGCCATCGCTACTTACAAGTGCCCCATCCACAACCTGGCAACAGATATACTCTCCTGGTGTACGTAGCCAATCCGCGTGACCTAAGGCAGATCTTGGGAGTCGAG GTGTTGGCGACAATGAGGACATCTCCACTGCCGCAGTTGCCCCCTGAGGTGACAGTCCACGAGTACGAGAGTCTAAGAACCTGTGACTCGGTGACTGTGGGGTGGGTGCCGACTCGTAGCCAGTTCGTCCGCTACTGCGTGTCAGCGTCACGTGTCTCCTTCACCGAGTCCCAGGGCCACTTCTGGCCACAGCCCAATCAGTGCAACCTCGACAACAGGCTGCGCAGCCAACTGGACTTCACCGTCAAACAGTGCCAGGATTTCACCGCCAATGACAACAC GAATGTTCTGGTGCAGACGATAACGAAGTTACGTCCTGGAAAAGAGTACCTTATTCAAGTAACCGTAAAGAAGATTAAGGGAAAAGCACTGTCTTATGACCTGCTGAGGGTCAGAACGAAGTCAAAGTGTAAAGGTTGA